catagaatcactgaggctggaaaagatctccaagaccACTGAGTCCAGCTGTGACTGATGCCCAGCATTGTCACCCAGCACTGAGTGTCACATCCAggcattccttggacacctccagggtgaatccaccacctccctgggcagccccttccaacgcctgaccaccctttccacggagaaattcctcctgatgtccaacctgaccctcccctggcacagcttgaggttAAATGCTGAATTCATTCAGGctcattttcccccaaatccactTAGCTCCATCATCCAACACCTGAACAGGAGCTGGTTTCATGTGTGGGCACATTTCTGTCAGGGAACTCCCCCTCCCCTGAGCTCACCTGACGCTTCTTCTTGCGCCCCTCCTTTACCCTCCTGCGGATGAACTTCCTCCTCTTGATCAGCTTCTTGTACTTGTGCCTGTTCATTTTCCTCCTGCGGATCTTCAGCACATTCCTGCACTGCACTTTGCTGCCCAGggctccctctccttcccccacaTCCCTCGTCCCAGCAGGAGGGGGACACTCGGACGGCTGCGGGGTTTCATGGCTCGCTTCTTCCTGAGCACCCTCGGCTTTGGGCAGGGAGTACCTCACTGTCAGCCAGCTCTCCAAGGGGCTGATGGAGAGTTTCCTGGGAATCAGGatctcctccagctcagggTCCAGCGTGTgccactgctggggctgggcccCGCTGGTGTTGGGGGGCTGGGTGCTGTAGCGTGCGGATGGAGAAcggcagcagaggaaggaggacaCTGACCTGGGCAAGAGGTGGCCTTTGGGAGAAAGGGATTGCACTTAAAAGGCAGAATTTCCCAGCAGGAGCATGAGAaaagctctgcccagctctcaAACCAGCAGACAGCTCTGGCCAGAACACGCCAACAAAAGGAAACGCTCACAGAAGCTGTATTGTCATCACAAAGGCAAGGAAATCTTTCCAAATTTTAACTACCATGCTGtaatgttaaaaatacattctgcTTCACTGGGTAAGCTGCCcaggtcacccagagcagggtgGAGCTTCTCCTTCACTGAGGGTTGGAATTCCAtggtctttaaggccccttccaacccacaccattccgtgattccatTAAGTGGAAcgttttctgaaggaaaatcaaTTTGGAATGGTAAGGAGCTGTTCATTCCTGTTCAAACCTCTCTGGTGCTAAGGAATCTCCTCCTAAGGTTAAAAGAGGTTAAACCAAAGCTACACTGTACTTACAGAATAAATCAGAGACATAATAACATTTGACAACCACCGACTCAACAACAGCCTcctccctcctgtgctgcttgGTGGAAAAGAAACTTCTGGGAGTCCAATTACCCCAGGAAAataaccccaaacaaacagaaaacctggTCACACAAAACCAATTTACCTGCAATTCTCGAAGCCTTCAGTAACTGGGAACTCAGCTGTGATATTaacattttgtttcactttgttCCCTGGCAGACCCAGCAAATGACTGTTCGAATAAGAGCATTTATTCAATAAGGCAAACACGCAGCTTAAAAAAACCTTCTCCAttcaaccccaaaccccaaaaatatgCGCTGAGACACCCCAAACACCCTCCTGGTTTTACCCTCAGTCTgtcgggctctgctgtgggggtCAAGCACCGGGGCAGCTCAGCCGCAGAGGTGATTTATTAATAAAGCTTGGGCTGTTTTAACGTTAAAAACACGGTAACTCCAGCCGAGCTCCCgagcacagccctgtccccccctCAGGCCGGGAGGAGCAGCCGCGCGGCCTAAGAACGGGTCGTCACCGAGGGGCCgcctccctcccctcagcccTCCCGGCGCTGTCCCGCCCCAGGCACGGCCCGCACGGAGCCCTCGGGGTGGCCGTGCCCGCCCTCCCctcacggccccgccgccatcgccgccaTCACCcaccggccccgccgccaccgGAACTTCCGGCCGGCCgcagcgccccctggcggcgcCCAGGGGGAACGGCCCCTCACGGCCCCTCGTGCTCCCTTAACGTGCCCGTCTCGGTCCCTCACGGCCCCTCACCGCTCCTCGTGGTCCCTTAACGTGCCCGTCTCGGTCCCTCACGGCCCCTCACCGCTCCTCGTGGTCCCTTAACGTGCCCGTCTCGGTCCCTCACGGCCCCTCACCGCTCCTCGTGGTCCCTTAACGTGCCGGTCTCGGTCCCTCACGGCCCCTCACCGCCCCTCGTGCTCCCTTAACGTGCCGGTCTCGGTCCCTCACGGCCCCTCACCGCCCCTCGTGCTCCTTTAACGTGCCGGTCTCGGTCCCTCACGGCCCCTCACCGCCCCTCGTGCTCCTTTAACGTGCCGGTCTCAGTCCCTCACGGCCCCTCACCGCCCCTCGTGCTCCTTTAACGTGCCGGTCTCGGTCCCTCACGGCCGGCCCTCACGGCCCCTCACGGCTCCTCACGGCCCCTCACGGCCCCTCATGCTCCCTTAACGTGCTGGTCTCGGTCCCTCACGATCCTTCACGGCCCCTCACCGGCCCCTCGTGCTCCCTTAACGTGCCGGTCTCGGTCCCTCACGATCCTTCACGGCCCCTCCTGGCCCCTTTGTGGTCCTTCATGGTCCCTCACAGTCCTGCGTGGTCCCTCAAGGTCCTTCATGATCCCTTGTGGTCACTCACAATCCTTCCTGGTCCTCCTCACGGTCCCTCCTGGTCCTTCATGGTCCCTCacagtccattccaatgctttTCTACCTTTTCATGAGGAAATTTTTCTGAATATCCAACCTAACTCTGGTGCAATCTaagccgttccctctcctcctgtccctgttccctgggagcagagcccgagcccccctcactgcccctcctgtcagggagccgtgcagagccacaaggtccccccctgagcctccttttccccaggctgagcccctttcccagctccctcagcctctcctggtgctccaaacccttccccagctttgcTCCAAAATAAATCCTTCAACCAGTTCAAGCCAGGCGTGTGCCTCACGCACCGGTTTGCACGGAGACCTCAGCCACACTTGGAAAGTCAGTGCTTGAGGTGTGTTCACCTGCTGAGTCACAGGAGCGCCTCACTAAAGCCCGTCTGAGCAGGTAAGGGGAGGAATTTTGGGCAACAGGAggaattccttcatggaaagggttgttaagTATGGGAatgtggtggagtccccatcccttgaggtgcccaaggaaggactggacatggcactcagtgctctgggctgggtgacgaGGAGGGGATCAGTCACACGTTGGACTTGATGGGCTTTTCCAAACGAAATAATTCGgtgattctgtgaagaattCGGTGATTCTGTGAAGGATCCTGTGATGCTGTCACAGTGAGCCTGCCTGTCCCTGGTGACGCAGGGATCATGGaaggcacacacagacacctcTCCCTGCCACACCTCCGTCTGCATCCAGGGGCAAGTCCCAGTGGCTGCtgtccagggacagccacaccTGTCCTCTCCCCTTACCTGGCTGTTGTTTGCCTTCTCTTACTCGGCACAGGAACCCACCGTCTTGGCACAGCATGAAAGTGCCTAATCAGCTGGCATAAGGGAGGGATGTTGAAGCCAATCCTGGACTTCAAAGGGCTTTTTGCTTTTATACCTACCTCAGCCAGAACACAAGAGATTTATTCACCAGCTGCTTTTAGTATTTCAGACCAGAACGAGGGTCTATCTCCGTTTTAGGTACACCCCACTGCATCAAACCCAACTACCCTGAAAGGTTGGCTTTGGTTAGAGTTTCTTCCTGAAAATTAGGAATAAAATTCTCTTGCCAGGAAAGAGAAGCCtatgaagagaaattaaatgaagTAAACAGTTCGGTAAACAGACTGTTTAATCAAGACTTTATTGAAGACACTTCAGAAGTTTATGTACAAAACAACATTCCCACCCCCATATCAGGCTGTTAGTCACCCACTGGGAACAAAGCAAGTGCCTGGTGTACACTGGCAACCTGGGGACACTCAGAGTTTGCCACAGAATTTACAGAAGTACCAAATTCCCATGGTTTAGAGCTGGGCAATTTCAGCCTTGGCTCAGTTAGGAACAAAGGAAACCGAAGGAGTTTTTTTCTGGAGAGAATGGATCATACTGGAATCTGACAGCCTACACTGGCCTTACTCTGAGGTCAGGTCATTTAATTCTGCAGAGAGCCAGAAGCCCACCTTGGTTTTGGAAGTGAAAAGGAACCACCAGCCCCCGGATTTAACTTGCAGGTTTTAATCCATTTCTGAGGGTTCCAGGAGATGCCCATCACCGAGAGCACAGTAGTGTTTGCAGCAAGCATTAGAGCAGAGCAGTAGCAGTACCAATGAAAGACTCAGCCACCTTGCTTTCCAAATACACCTAGAGAGAGGCTCAGCATCACACTGGCTATTTCAAGGAGTGTGTAAGAAAACCCTAGAGACACAGACAGCAGTGGCAAGGTTAAATTGTGACTGATGTGCTGTTCCTGTAGAGTTCTGTGCACTTCTACCACGGTAGAGTTTCCCCTTGCCAGTCTAGGAAAgaaccattttctttttcaccgAGACGGTCCAGAACAGAGAGAATACCTGGGATAGCCTCCTGCACCTGCATGGGAGCCTGGAATGAATCAAGCTTAGGTCATTACTGGGAATATCCTGCAGAAGAGAATCAAGGAGGTTCTACAATGAAGGGAGATGTATTTTTGTGTGTCACAGTACATGGAGGCGTGCAACCAGGGGGTTGGGACAACAAGGGACCCCCACTGTCACATTTCCAGAGCTGGCACTCACCATGTTTCCACCCATGTCTGTCTGAAGCCAGCCTGGGTGCAAGGAAATGCAGAGAATCCCGTCCGATTTCAAGTCTGCAGCGAGACACCTGGTGATCATGTTCAGTGCAGTCTGTGGGAGTGGAAACCACCTATTAATGTGCTGTTTATGAGCCTTGAGCAAGACCTCAAACCCAGCTGGTGGGCACCTCCCTTCCACCCTGCTGTCTCCTGGCACAGGAAGGGGCAGTAAGAGACTCTCAGTAACTCATCCAGACCTTCTGGGGACTCTGGAAGCTCTACCACCATAAACTCACTGCCCAAAGACGAAACTACATTGCAATGGAAGATAAAGTCGCCTTTGAAACACCTCAGGAGCTGTGAGGAGAATAATATTGACATAAGGACTGTGTTTTTCTGCATAACCACTACACAAACATTCATTTACTTCTGAACAGGGAAAACAAGCATTTAACAGCTTATGAGTAGGTGGTGTAGGAGAAACTGTATGTGTGATCCTGACTATCTGTGCAAACTCAATCTCTGGATGTGACAAAACTAAAAATCCCACCTGTCACTACCATCACCACATACAGGTCAGCACACCTTTTGCTGAGCTTCCTGCCCGCTCCCTCGCTTGGATGGGAGAGGAACACAGCTGATAGAACCCACACTCGATGGCATCAGCTCTCCCCTGAATGCCAAATCCCTCAGGTGTGGATCTGTAtcagagcagggatttgggagccTGCTCCAGGTGCAGAGTTTcacagctcccatttccacCCACATGAAGAAGGAGAACAGTTTTTGTGTCCACAGAGGTGCTGCACCCCTTGGCATCATCACCTTAGGGTCAGCGTGGTCTCTAACtcagcccaggtgtgcccacaAACCTTGGCTATCCTGTAGGGATAGACCTTGAGGAACATCTCATTTGCCTGGACGAGCTGCATGGAGGCAGCGAGAGAGGACATATTGATGATGGCAGCTCTGTgacagcccattccagtgcccagctgggCTGCCTTCCTCAGCAGGGGGAGGAACGCCTGTGGAAACAAGAGTTTGCTTTCATTTGGTGACTTGGGTTGGAGTTGGATCATTCCCTCATTCATAGCAGGAACCCCAGTACAGCTCTGGgccaccagcacagagcagtgatgGCTCCTCAGACACAGAGGAAACCTTCCTCCAGCAGCCTTTTctgcccagctcctgtccccaccTGCCATGAAGTGATCCCACAGCAGGTGCACaaacagcagctcttgctgctctCCAGACGGGCAGGTCCATGTCAGAACTGTATCTGTGCAGTTCCAAGGGGACAAACACCTGGACAAGTCCAGCTCACTTGTGGAAAAGCCCCAGATTAAGCCCATTCCTCCCAGTCCTTACCTTGGTGACCATCAGCTGGGCAACGGTGTTGGTTTCATAAATGGTGAGCATGGTCTCTGCTGTGACTTCCTCCAGCGAGGCGAGCACGTTGATGCCAGCGTTGTTGATGAGGCAGTTCAGGCCTTTGTCTCCCACAATTTCTTCCACTTCCTTGACCACTTTCTTGATGCTGTTCTCACAGACCACATCTGCACAGAGGAGGCAGGAAGAGCCCCAGTGAACAGTGTGGGGTTCAGGGTCTGCCTGGCACGAGACAACCCATGCCAAACCAAATCTGAGGCTGCCTGGGGATGTTTGGGCAGCACACAGGTGAAAATGCACAGATTTTACAGAACTACATTTCCCTTGTGTTATCTTAAGATGGTTTTCAGCTGCTGGAGATCACGTCCAGATACTAATCACTCAGGAGACCAATTTCTTAAGAAATCTCTTCACCTAAGTGGAACAGATTTCTGTACACAGAAATAAAGGCCCTTACTcacccagctgcaggagcttgATGTTGCTGTATTgcttgctgagctgctgcagttcctagaaagaagaaaatttttatcatgtatgtatatatgtatattatatataaaaatctcCATGGCTATTACATAAATCAGTTTGAATTCTGCACCTCCAGAATtgcaactgaaatattttcatgattGGACTGAAGGCAATGGTTCTACTTGGTTTTCCAGCcttctgagcagctttcctaagaGCCAGATCAAGGAACTGGACTCTTTCCCTGCTTAGTCCAGACTCCACCGTGCTGGATTTTTAGTGGGATATTTCTCAGTTCTCAGCATTCCAGTAAAAATCCAGTAGCTTCCCAACTTTGCAAGAAAAGCATAATTCTCCTGAAGCTCAGCTAGTGCTGGACATCACTTTGGGGCAACAGGAACgcttttaaaaagccatttgCAATTACTGTTTGCAGTTTTCCCATGGGAATTCCGTTTCCCCAGCAGCCTCGTTAGCGTCAGTTCTTGTAAGTGGAGGTGAAGTACACCATGAAATCCATCCCAGGCACAGCCACTGTCCAGAAGAACAATTCCCTCCCTGCTGTAACTCTCCCATCTGCCTGTcagcagagcaggctggtgTTCCTGGAGAAATCCGTGCTCTCCGGTGTTCCGGCTGGACAAAGTATTCCAAATTGGATTTATAGGCCCAGCTGGAATACTCAGGTTTCTGTGCCATGAAGCCAAGTGGGAAGTGTGGCCAAACACAACAGATGGATTCCATGCTCCCAGTCGTGTTCAGGAGACACAGCAACCTGGCCAAACATTCCAGCCCAGCAAATCCCTTTCTTTAGGAGCCCTTTGGGAATAGGGGTCAGGAGGGCAGGTTTTGAAAGAATCCTTCTCTGCCCCTTGGAGACACTTTAGGGACTCCGTGTCCTCTGACAAACTATAATGCCTCGCATCTTTTATCTCACATCAGACCCTGCAGGATTCTCTCCAGGCTTGTTTGGGAGATTTGTTCTCCCACTGAGGCCCATCTACAACTGCAGTTAAGGCTATtaaggggagggggaaggaaaaacaagtcAGAAGCACAAAACCAGAAGACATTCCTTGCTTTGGACAGGGCTTGGTGGGACAGTTTTCCATAAATTAAAGGCCCAGAACACACTGTCTTGTTTATTGATAGCCCAGGATGAAATAGCTCTGCCATGTCAAGGCCTGCAATAATTCCATGCCTTTGGACTGTCACTGGATTCCAGTTTGACAGTATCACTTAATGGATAATGAACTCCTGGAGCGCTCTGGCTTCTCAAGGTTTGTCCATTTATTTATAGTTCATTTATTTATATGCTTTACTCTCTGACAGAAACAAGCTACCAACTCCTGCTGAAAGGCCAGAGCTGCTTTGAGTAGCAACGGCAACTGAGAGGCTTCTGAAGTGAGTAAGCAATATTTTCAATTAAGAACTGCAAACACTGGAGAATGAAGCATTCTCCAGTACATAAACAGCATGAAATTACAATAGCTGCATGCAAATTAGGTTTAAAATTCAATGGGTTTTCCAGTTAATTACTTAGTTAACAAGTGACTCCCACTTCAGGGGTTGGAATTTCTGAgaagcagctcccaggcacAAAGCTGATCTAGCCAGCTTTGGTCTTCAAGAGCGTTACACCTGATATAAGCTGAAAAATCCAGTTAGAACATCTAAAAACTGCAGGAAAGcctatttttcccctcctgtcaCTAGAAGGAACATGAGAAAAGGAGGACTGAGACAAGTCGGTACAGCCAGCATATCCCAGCTAAGTCATTTTTAATTAGTGTGCTGTGACAGagactttaaaaacaaacaagacaaacaaaacccaacaaaaagcCACAACACAACTCCCTAACGCTGTGTTTATTTAGCATAGGAGCTGTAGAACTGCTCTGCACCTGAACAATCACCCCTGAGAATCAACTCTTCGGGAGTCCAAGACAAGAATTAAACTCTGATTAGCATCTGTTGTTTCCTGTTTGCTGATTTTTAATTACGATTAACAAAGAGTCAGCCTATTCTGATTTAAAGATCCTCTGGCACTCAAAGCTCCAGATACAGATTCCTCAGCACACAGGGTATTTATTGCTCGATTTCAACCAGGAATGTTCTGTTGTCTTTGTCATTTAGCAAGATTTACTTTGCCTTCTTTGTGAAAGCATTATCCACTTCAGTTACAGCTCTTGGAAAGGGCCTGGCCCCGCTCAGCCAGTTGGAAGCAATCAAGCCAAACAAACACAGCCTGTGGGCAGGATAAAGGTGCTTGGGTATTCTTCACATCGTCCTGCTTGCACTCGGGACAAAGCCAGAGGTGTATCCTATTTTTCTGTGTCCCTCTGAGACAGGTTTTCAGTATCACAGTGTACAGCCAACTCACTGTTCAACCCTGTAACAGCTTCCACAGCACTGCCCTGACCCACAGGCCTCTCTGACTCCAGAAGAGCCAGATCTTACTGCTGTAGGAAGTGTAAAacacttccagaaaaaaaccacaaaacaatcaaacaaaacaactctGCAATAACCCAAAACTAGAAAGACTTCAAGAATGCCCTCTCCACCTGATATATATTCAGAAATGCCCCCTTTGCCTGATATATCTGTTGCACAGATcactcagctgctcttcccagttGCAAACCACATGGCTAAAATATGTgttaaagggaaaaacaaaccccagtcCTGACAGAGACAGTGAGCAGAGAGAGCTCCGGGTCTGACGAGGGAACAGGCACAGTTTGTAACAGGATCTCCTGCTTCACAGTAAGGGAAACTGCACATTAAGCCCTGGAAGCTTCCCAGAGCTCTCTAGAGGGCTCGAGCAGCGAGGAATTTGTTCACCTGGGAACACACTGGGGCTatggggagagcaggagaaacgggagctgctgctgtgcagatcCCACAGCTCTGGGCACCACGTTTCTTCACACCGTGGCcacctcccccttcccccatcAGAGAGGGcactccaggggctgcagcattTTTAAGTGCAGTCCTTTAGGGCagagttttttcccttttatggGAAAGCAGGatgggggaggaagaaaaataggaGTGTGGGGAGAATTCCAGCTGggtccatgagcccctgcaggcTCCCTAATAATGACTGCACCCGGGGCTGTGTCCATCTGGAGAGCAAAGACAGGACATCAGGATTATTTCGCAGGAGATTTGTAGCTGCTCCCACTGTCAGCGTTGGAGCAGCCCAAGAAAAGGCAGATTGGAATCAGAGAGTGGCTGGAGGAGTCTCCGATGGTGCTTTTCCAGGAGGGGCAGTGGTTATCTGGCTGCCTGCGGGCCTGCTGCATGTTATCGTGTGATCTGCAGCCCATTTGTTAGGCAAATGTTCTAGGGAGGCCACCTAGGAGCTCCTCAGCCCCAGAACTCGAGTTTTCacaacttctgccagcacagactCACATGCAAAAGCCTGCAGCTGTTCAGCATTATCCCAAGGTTAGGGAGTTACAGGAgatgtgctgctttcctggtaaagagaggaaagcaaagtcAGCCTTCCCCAGCATCTTTCTAAAAGCAGCTCCTTAGGGGCTCTTCTCTGTCCACTGTTTGGAGGGCTCTGAAATATTCAGTCATCACCCTGCTGGGAGATTCTTGCCCAAGGTGGAACTGTACTTGCCAGCAGCTAAGCATATTTAATCACTTTTCCTCTAAAAACtggaagataatttttaaaaaccttttcattCGAGCTGCACCCGTCTTTTTCCTCCATTCTGCAACGGGAAAATGCTGCTCTGCCAAACCAGAGGAGAATTTAAAGGAACTGTCCAAAGTTGCTGTTCTCCAGGTTCATCCTCTCATGCAGGAGAGGAAGTGGGGGCAGTTCACTTGTGCTGAGGAAGGGTTTTCATATGGTCACTTACCACAAAGCCAAGAGGGAAAACCAAAATTAGACCAGCTGAACTGCTGTCAAGAGAAAAAGCACTGACCCAAGTGTGCAGAGAAACTCCCTCAGCTTCACAGTCCAGCGTGCATGGCCAACAAACAGCTCTGAGATGGGCCAAGCCCATTTCATGTGCCCTAAGCCGAGCCTGCAGTGCCAATCTCTGAGAGCAGGAACCTGAACTCTGGGAGTTCAAGATGAACCTGAACTCTGGGAGTTCAACATTTGACTGGAAAGTCATTGACAGCAAAGGTTCatctctgagaaagaaaaaaaaaaaaaaaaagaccagaaCCTCGCTGAACCTTTGCCTTTCCTATCACGCTGAGCAGCACTGCCGTGCTGGAGCCAAGCTTTGAGAGCACCAGCTGAACGTGGTGCTCCCATGACCAAGATTCCCAGTGGtggaggctggagcaggtcTGTTCTTGCCCTCTGCAGCCCCAAGGACCAGCAGCACAGTGGGAACACTCTCAGAGGGTCAGAAGGTtttgtgccagctctgtgcatTGCAGATGGGGCAGATAATGCTGGTGAAACCACTACAATACCTTTAGTAAAGATTTCTCTTCCTTGTGGAGTTTCCAAACCCATCTGTTAGAAATATGCTTTC
Above is a genomic segment from Corvus hawaiiensis isolate bCorHaw1 chromosome 22, bCorHaw1.pri.cur, whole genome shotgun sequence containing:
- the AURKAIP1 gene encoding aurora kinase A-interacting protein; protein product: MLISQLSSQLLKASRIAGHLLPRSVSSFLCCRSPSARYSTQPPNTSGAQPQQWHTLDPELEEILIPRKLSISPLESWLTVRYSLPKAEGAQEEASHETPQPSECPPPAGTRDVGEGEGALGSKVQCRNVLKIRRRKMNRHKYKKLIKRRKFIRRRVKEGRKKKRQIKFEKDLERIWKRAGLKNAPAGWQTPKIYLRSSKR
- the LOC125337003 gene encoding C-factor-like, with the translated sequence MAQPRCRSVLITGCSRGIGLGLVRGLAAASPSPDLVFATCRYPEKAQELQQLSKQYSNIKLLQLDVVCENSIKKVVKEVEEIVGDKGLNCLINNAGINVLASLEEVTAETMLTIYETNTVAQLMVTKAFLPLLRKAAQLGTGMGCHRAAIINMSSLAASMQLVQANEMFLKVYPYRIAKTALNMITRCLAADLKSDGILCISLHPGWLQTDMGGNMAPMQVQEAIPGILSVLDRLGEKENGSFLDWQGETLPW